The Topomyia yanbarensis strain Yona2022 chromosome 3, ASM3024719v1, whole genome shotgun sequence nucleotide sequence AAAGCTTTTATTAGtagatatatttgtttttgttttatgaacTTAAGTCATGTTTACCGCCATGTCatcaccaaatcgattttctgtacgtgaactagtacacaactttaagaacattattcataaaaccaaaggttggcctatgatgttattcatagatttaggagcgttaattcacaaaatcaaaacagtctggCTACTTTCTCGTGAATTaattcatgattcttaatatattagtcacgatccaatatccgtgctcgagaaatagttcacaaaatcatcaaatattattcatgtactcGTGAACTGCttaatgattcctagtataatagtcacgactgaccataCGTGCAagtaaaatatttcacaaaatcatgaaatattcatgggttcgtgaactagttcatgattcctagtacacgtgtcaaatttgaaaagttctagaataaaatatcatgataccGTGCAAAGAAATAACGAAAATCGTCCCCAAGATCCtaaaatcaagaacataaatctTACTGTTCGtaacaaaattatcaaaaatcgtcactaagatcctgaaatcatgaacattaattactctactcgtgactaaaattcaagataacatgaataaaaattacgaaaatcgtgactaagaatcttgaaatcatgaatataaaacacattactcgtgaataaaatatcaaaaatcgtgatgAGATCCTGAATTCATGAACATAAATGACTCTActagtgactaaaatatcacgataacatgaatagAAGAAAATTGCGACAAAGATcccgaaatcatgaatataactCACATTACTcacacaaaaatcgtgactagtatCCTGAAGTTATGAGCATGAATCActttactcatgactaaaataccacgaaatagaaattgcgaaaatcgtgacagagatcctgcaatcatgaacataaatcaggCTACTCTGACTCAAACATCCGTTAGTAAACTCATGtataaaatatcacggtaacttaatgagaaatcacaaaaatcgcgaataagctcctgcaatcatgaacattgTTTAACTGTTGTCTGTGTATTCTTAAAGTAATAACaaggatcacaacaaaaactaaacatacatgtggaacaaccacagtaactctaccaaacattcgaatgtaacgccatttATATATTCGACGCGATCTAGTTTTTTGGAAATACAAATAGTTTAATGAATACGAGGtctattattcataatttcaggaccttggccacggttttcgtaaatccttcagtttacgaaatcgtgatcttatTTTCACGAATTTATGAACGGGTTTTTTGTCCGTGAAGAATGAAACCTCTTCTGCTCTACCATTGCTTTTAGCTCTGATTGTTTGACTTTAACATTAAACACATATCATTTACCTGTggcaataaataatatgaaagaAATAATCGAAATAATGCTATTAATCAAGGGCTTAAAGATGTAACTGCCTACATAATTGGGTTTATTCCACTGTGAAGTTTGGCTTTAGGCATTACAATACAGCATCAATGTTTGAGAGGGGTGTTGTATTTTCCTAATATTAGTTGCCAATCATTGGCGTTGCTTACAGGCAAAATACAGGTTGGATATTATTCGCCTGCTTTTGACACTCCCTAGACCCTGTGTATAGTCAACGTTACGCTTCACGGTTGTTCTGCAGACGGTGCTATCCACTGATGGGAACGACAGCGCTGTATGGCTTTTGCATATGTTCTACGTCAGGACACGGGAGCTCCTTTCCTGCTCCATTCCATAGGTTGCGTGGGTGTGCTACGTAAATATTCCGCAGTGACTTTCCAAGCGCTCCGACCTCGAATGGTGGTTTGGGGGAACGAACTTCACCAGGTTATGTATTGGAATGTTAGAAAAGTGGAACGGGGTTGTAATCAAAAACACGATAAATTGATTACAAACACAAACATTGCTTTTTATGTCGTTCTTACCTTATCGGCTGAGCCCACGACCTGCTTGatttccttttatttttttttttgaacaacatttttctttcttcaatATGAATAGCAAATAGAGATTATTCCTTTCATGTTTTCGCCAGCTGACAAGAAACGAATAATTGGGGCAGCGTTGTCGTCACGACACGACTGACGTTGTGTACACTTCTATGGATGCTTGCTTGAAAAAGTTCAAAgtatttattgaattttaatTACAATTCGACTGTTGAATCCTTTCAGCTCACCCAGCATCTGGCCACCCACAATGGAATCCGGAGACACAAGTGCCCACACTGCTCGTCAGCGTTCTCGTGTGCGGCCAATCTCAAGATGCATCTCAAAAGTCACCTGGACATTCGTGATTATACGTGCCATATCTGCGGCAAAGGGTTCTACCGGCCAGATGCCCTGAAGAAACACCTGCTCTGCTATCACGCCAATCTGAAGGCTTTCCATTGCCAAATCTGCAACAAAATGTTCAAAGGTCATCTCCCGCAGCACATGCGAACGCACAAGATGATTCGTCCACATGGGTGTGCAGTTTGTGGGGCCGTTTTTTCGCAGCGATCGCAGCTGGTTGTCCATCAGCGCATCCATACCGGAGAGCGTCCGTACCGATGTCAGGTAAGTTATTCGTCAGAGGAAGTCGGGACACTTTGAACTAATTCCATATTTTATCATTGTAGGTCTGCTGGCAGGCATTCGCACACTCAAGTGTATTGAAGTTACACATTCGCAAGCACACTGGAGAGAAACCGTTTGAATGTCCTATTTGTAGAGTTGGATTTTCCCAGCTACCCCATCTGAAGAAACATATGCTCTCTATTCACAACCAGGACAAATCATATCTGTGCAAAAACTGTAATGTTTTCTTCAAGACTAAGTTGGACCATCAAAATCATGTAGCGAGCTGTTCACCAGATGAGCAAGGACCAATCAGTGTGGAGGAAATCATCGATAGAAATGTAAGAGTCTGTTCAACaagtttttgaattttccatAAAACGAACCGCATTTTTCAGGTCAAACACGCCAACAGTGGAGTTGATCCTCCGATGCCGTTATCGCACATGAGATTTCTGGTGGCTATTCTGCTGAAAAAGATCTCCACTGAAGAACGGCTGAAGGATCTCGGGTTCGACAAAAGATTAATCGATAACGTACTCGTCGATTCGTTAAAATGCGCTGGTCGCAAAGCATGCGACGATAGAGCGGTGGACCCAGCGTTCCGACTGAAGCAGAACGTGCAAGAACTGCTGGAATGGACAGTCCCTGCCAAGTATATGGAGGAGTTCAAGAAAGCCAATCGGAGCACCGAAGAGTTACTGGAGGATTTGACGAACTAAGCTCTACTAACTCGGGTAGAAGGCTTTTCTTTTCTTTCTCGAATTATctatattatttaaaaaaaatcgaaatgaatTATTTGTTATAGCAAAAGAACTCAATGTACGAGGTAGAAAAATTCAGAAATGGTGTAGCACTATTCAATGGACTATTTTGAATTCTATTATACTAAACTATTCGTAACGTTAGTTTATGCACCAATGAGTAGGATAAGTATGTTGAATTGAAACCCTGGTATTCCGATGATGGGAATACTGTAAGTTTGTTTATTGTAATCATTTGCATTTCCAACCAAAGTACACGGAAGTTCCGAAGCCTTGTTGCCATATAATACCAATAAAAACTTGCCAAAAAATTTGAACTAATACAGTCTAATTTTAGTTGATAGTTACATTGATTTTATGCCATAATGGCTAAGGGATCTCAGATGCTTAACAGCAACTAGAGCGAATTCGATGTAACTGCATACAGGGTCTGTGGAGGATCTAgtcaaaaaacgccatttcgAGAAGTTTATACAAGTTGTGTAAACGTAAACTGTgttttcatttagtttttatgtttttgttaaccattttgtaCATTTATATCATATTGAAAgctcaaaaccaaaaaaatattgtttgtttttacAATCCAAACTTTTGTACTGTACAGAAGGTGAGagaaaacgaaaacaatttacTACTATGCCAGTGagcgattttttaaaattagtatcATGCTTAGTGTAGTGGAATTAGTAACAACAACTAGATGTCTAGATATAACAACAATTAAGGGGTGATTCCAAACCGCCCTGTTGCCTGTAATAAAATCGAAAGAAGTCACGATAGCATTCTGTGTTTTGTAGATTTTGAAATATTCCGCAATAGGCCAATTCACCGATGTGCTACTGGAGAAACAATGGGAACGGAGCAATACAATCCGTCGTTTATGGTTTTGATGTgagttttaaatttttcgttGTGGAACACGAATGAGGCAAATGGCGAGATTGAATGCAAAAATCGACGGGCAGAAAGGTAGAACTCGAACGGGAATCCTTCTGGACACCGGGTGTAATCATAACGCTACCAAAAGTTGTGAGCTACGTTACATCTAATAATTTACTGGATGTATGTCTACAGCTCTGGGTTGTGTACTGGCTATAATCGAAAATCAGTTCCATGTAGAAAGGGAATCCCGTAGAAAATTGGACTGACCTGCGACTATGGACCGTGTAATGGTAGCGCATTTTGCCAGAATCCGGAACTTGCAGGGTCGAGGTCTGCGTAGGCAAAAATTAATTCTCACCGATGTCTTGGTATGACGTACAATTTGGCTTGATCTGATTAAATAAAGGTAAAACGCTGCCAGAGATTCTTATAGTCTGTATGTTCGGTGCAGAgtagaaacagaaacacccgtactccatcaccgacaatatcgttgtttgatatagcctgatcaggtcttctAGGTgggcactagactgcccagaaaaataatgaatttttgaaaactcaatcggcccacccctgattcgattactagtgccaccaggagtacttgcaccaaatttgaagcaaatcggataagtctagctaccggaccaacgctcctgaagtttgtatgggatttttcgacaatttacatggagaaaacccactaattcgcatttttgccgctagatggcactgtatgcatcgaatTATTACTGGAagagaaaataagaaagataatttaattgtctacaactttgtcgaagactgtttgtcaatccggctttgttaaaagaagttattaaacttttaacgaagtgatgtctgagtcagttttctatggggcctAGTTGTGCTTGGTTGTAATTCCCACgaaatatacatttttgtgaaatgaccgttagatttagctcattagtatgttcagaagaattgtagtaaataatacgagtcatattttggttgaaaaattttagttccaactgtgaccgcatagagggcgccaacactaacttttcatagaagagagataggaTATCGAAATGTTCGgtagaattattgaaaaatgcctgttctacaactttgtagaagacacctaatatctatctctttccgttgaaaagttagtgtaggcgccctctatgcggtacaatgttgagctaaaattttctaaccaaaacatgactcgtattatttactaaaactcttctgaacattctattgagctaaattcaacggttatttcacaaaaatgtttagttcgtgggaatcgagtactgatacacaaccatgcactgctaggccccatagagaactgactcagacatcacatcgttaaaagtttaataacttcttttaacaaagccggattgactagtagtcttcgacaaagttggagacaattaaattatctttcttattttcacttacagtgataatgcgatgcatacagtgccacctagcggcaaaaatgcgctctagtgggttttctccatgtaaattgtcgaaaaatctcatacaaacttcaggtgcgttggtccggtagctagacttatccgattcgcttcaaatttggaacaagtactccttgtgggactaggaatcgactcaggggtgggccgaaagaggtcatttttttcctgtcactatTGGGCACCACActatgttccggttattgtacggagaaaggtgatcctttgttggcacttctgtttcagatacctaatatgACCGGTACCTTTATTGTCTTAACCATACcctgagatatttgaaagttgaaacctgagcaacaGTTTTACCCATTAAATCAAGCTGTAGTTTCGCTGACTCTTgctcagagccgtagcgtgcggttggctcggttgaccttcgccaagggcgccaaGCTTTGCGGGGCGCTGGAATCGTGATCTGTTTTATAAAACAAGTCAGGATAAGTCATGACATAAGTCATGAGAGGAGTGCCATTTCCAAGCACacatcgaactgaaaaagaaagccaatgtaAACAAAGTACTGCACAAACTCCACAAAAGGCGCTAAAAGATTACGCTACGCTGAAGTCTTCCCGATGCCACGAAGAGTTCCtcaatatcacaaaattatcaGTGATCAACGAGTTTTgtactaagttgaatctctggttgaaattaCATGAAACTTTTGGAGTTCCTAGAAGCGTTGGAAATTCTTTGTTTCATCTCCAAGACTTTGTGTCAATTGTTATGTGGGCTGAGTCAAGTGAGCATAATGATTTG carries:
- the LOC131689419 gene encoding zinc finger protein OZF, with amino-acid sequence MKRNRQIKTTKVTKASSGAGRPKTKTIKQESNNNDLVEPSPAELTAVIEQPILPEVEDLDKGLLVLAVENEPLSGASSTGDISGGEQKSSRKKNRKQYICQVCNKNFMGANDLRKHLRIHNDERPYACAHCNNRFRQAGCLKNHIASQHGTDTLYTCDLCGKTFPIKERLRLHMRVHTGEKPYQCPMCPKTFARGGQLTQHLATHNGIRRHKCPHCSSAFSCAANLKMHLKSHLDIRDYTCHICGKGFYRPDALKKHLLCYHANLKAFHCQICNKMFKGHLPQHMRTHKMIRPHGCAVCGAVFSQRSQLVVHQRIHTGERPYRCQVCWQAFAHSSVLKLHIRKHTGEKPFECPICRVGFSQLPHLKKHMLSIHNQDKSYLCKNCNVFFKTKLDHQNHVASCSPDEQGPISVEEIIDRNVKHANSGVDPPMPLSHMRFLVAILLKKISTEERLKDLGFDKRLIDNVLVDSLKCAGRKACDDRAVDPAFRLKQNVQELLEWTVPAKYMEEFKKANRSTEELLEDLTN